In one window of Nicotiana tabacum cultivar K326 chromosome 12, ASM71507v2, whole genome shotgun sequence DNA:
- the LOC107776034 gene encoding CDP-diacylglycerol--serine O-phosphatidyltransferase 1 isoform X2 produces MEPNGYRKGNKKNLVTLNGNHSPLIVDEELDPWTAWAYKPRTITLLLIGACFLIWASGALDPQSTSSSDVSTSVKRGVWAMVAVYLAYSLLQAPSTVLIRPHPAIWRLVHGMAVIYLVALTFLLFQRRDDARQFMRYLHPDLGIELPERSYGADCRLYVPENPTNRFKNVYDTLFDEFVLAHILGWWGKAIMIRNQPLLWVLSIGFELMELTFRHMLPNFNECWWDSIILDILICNWFGIWAGMRTVQYFDGRTYQWVGLSRQPNIIGKVKRTLGQFTPAHWDKDEWHPLLGPWRFLQVLSLCVVFLTVELNTFFLKFCLWIPPRNPLIVYRLVLWWLLAIPTIREYNTYLQDRKPVKKVGAFCWLALAICIVELLICVKFGHGLFPDPMPNWLVVFWTCTGIGLVIFLAAWSCQLHRTMRKKQQ; encoded by the exons ATGGAACCTAATGGTTACAGAAAGGGTAACAAAAAGAATCTTGTTACCCTAAATGGTAATCATAGCCCGTTGATTGTAGATGAGGAGCTGGACCCCTGGACAGCTTGGGCATACAAACCTCGTACTATTACGTTGTTGCTTATTGGCGCATGTTTCCTCAT CTGGGCAAGTGGAGCTCTTGATCCACAAAGCACTTCATCCAGTGACGTTTCTACTTCTGTGAAAAG GGGCGTTTGGGCAATGGTTGCTGTTTATCTTGCCTACTCTTTGCTGCAAGCCCCCTCAAC GGTACTTATTAGACCACATCCTGCCATTTGGCGCCTGGTTCATGGAATGGCTGTCATTTATCTTGTTGCTTTGACATTTTTACTTTTTCAG AGGCGCGATGATGCTCGTCAGTTTATGAGATATCTGCATCCTGATCTTGGTATTG AACTTCCTGAAAGATCTTATGGTGCTGATTGCAGACTCTATGTACCTGAAAATCCCACGAACAGGTTTAAGAATGTCTAT GACACATTATTCGATGAGTTTGTTCTGGCTCATATATTAGGGTGGTGGGGAAAGGCCATAATGATACGTAATCAGCCCCTTTTATGGGTCTTATCAATTGGGTTCGAGTTGATGGAG CTTACTTTCCGTCACATGTTACCAAACTTCAACGAGTGCTGGTGGGACAGCATTATTCTGGATATATTGATCTGCAACTGGTTTG GCATCTGGGCTGGAATGCGTACTGTTCAATATTTTGATGGGAGAACATATCAATGGGTTGGTTTAAGCCGGCAGCCAAATATTATAGGCAAG GTCAAGCGAACACTTGGCCAATTTACTCCAGCACATTGGGATAAAGATGAATGGCATCCCCTCCTTGGTCCCTGGCGATTCCTTCAAGTTCTCAGTCTCTGTGTTGTGTTCTTAACCGTAGAATTGAATACGTTCTTTTTGAAGTTCTGCCTTTGGATTCCTCCCAGAAACCCTCTGATAGTGTATAGGTTGGTTCTGTGGTGGTTACTTGCAATACCAACAATTAGGGAATATAATACTTACCTACAGGACAG GAAACCAGTGAAAAAGGTGGGAGCATTTTGCTGGCTTGCACTAGCTATCTGCATTGTTGAACTCCTAATCTGCGTCAAGTTTGGACATG GATTATTTCCGGACCCCATGCCTAATTGGTTAGTAGTTTTCTGGACATGCACGGGCATTGGCCTTGTGATATTTTTGGCTGCATGGTCATGTCAATTACACCGTACAATGAGGAAAAAACAGCAATGA
- the LOC107776034 gene encoding CDP-diacylglycerol--serine O-phosphatidyltransferase 1 isoform X1, with protein sequence MEPNGYRKGNKKNLVTLNGNHSPLIVDEELDPWTAWAYKPRTITLLLIGACFLIWASGALDPQSTSSSDVSTSVKRGVWAMVAVYLAYSLLQAPSTILYGASFTQFSTRVLIRPHPAIWRLVHGMAVIYLVALTFLLFQRRDDARQFMRYLHPDLGIELPERSYGADCRLYVPENPTNRFKNVYDTLFDEFVLAHILGWWGKAIMIRNQPLLWVLSIGFELMELTFRHMLPNFNECWWDSIILDILICNWFGIWAGMRTVQYFDGRTYQWVGLSRQPNIIGKVKRTLGQFTPAHWDKDEWHPLLGPWRFLQVLSLCVVFLTVELNTFFLKFCLWIPPRNPLIVYRLVLWWLLAIPTIREYNTYLQDRKPVKKVGAFCWLALAICIVELLICVKFGHGLFPDPMPNWLVVFWTCTGIGLVIFLAAWSCQLHRTMRKKQQ encoded by the exons ATGGAACCTAATGGTTACAGAAAGGGTAACAAAAAGAATCTTGTTACCCTAAATGGTAATCATAGCCCGTTGATTGTAGATGAGGAGCTGGACCCCTGGACAGCTTGGGCATACAAACCTCGTACTATTACGTTGTTGCTTATTGGCGCATGTTTCCTCAT CTGGGCAAGTGGAGCTCTTGATCCACAAAGCACTTCATCCAGTGACGTTTCTACTTCTGTGAAAAG GGGCGTTTGGGCAATGGTTGCTGTTTATCTTGCCTACTCTTTGCTGCAAGCCCCCTCAAC GATTCTTTATGGAGCTTCTTTTACTCAGTTCTCAACTAG GGTACTTATTAGACCACATCCTGCCATTTGGCGCCTGGTTCATGGAATGGCTGTCATTTATCTTGTTGCTTTGACATTTTTACTTTTTCAG AGGCGCGATGATGCTCGTCAGTTTATGAGATATCTGCATCCTGATCTTGGTATTG AACTTCCTGAAAGATCTTATGGTGCTGATTGCAGACTCTATGTACCTGAAAATCCCACGAACAGGTTTAAGAATGTCTAT GACACATTATTCGATGAGTTTGTTCTGGCTCATATATTAGGGTGGTGGGGAAAGGCCATAATGATACGTAATCAGCCCCTTTTATGGGTCTTATCAATTGGGTTCGAGTTGATGGAG CTTACTTTCCGTCACATGTTACCAAACTTCAACGAGTGCTGGTGGGACAGCATTATTCTGGATATATTGATCTGCAACTGGTTTG GCATCTGGGCTGGAATGCGTACTGTTCAATATTTTGATGGGAGAACATATCAATGGGTTGGTTTAAGCCGGCAGCCAAATATTATAGGCAAG GTCAAGCGAACACTTGGCCAATTTACTCCAGCACATTGGGATAAAGATGAATGGCATCCCCTCCTTGGTCCCTGGCGATTCCTTCAAGTTCTCAGTCTCTGTGTTGTGTTCTTAACCGTAGAATTGAATACGTTCTTTTTGAAGTTCTGCCTTTGGATTCCTCCCAGAAACCCTCTGATAGTGTATAGGTTGGTTCTGTGGTGGTTACTTGCAATACCAACAATTAGGGAATATAATACTTACCTACAGGACAG GAAACCAGTGAAAAAGGTGGGAGCATTTTGCTGGCTTGCACTAGCTATCTGCATTGTTGAACTCCTAATCTGCGTCAAGTTTGGACATG GATTATTTCCGGACCCCATGCCTAATTGGTTAGTAGTTTTCTGGACATGCACGGGCATTGGCCTTGTGATATTTTTGGCTGCATGGTCATGTCAATTACACCGTACAATGAGGAAAAAACAGCAATGA